The Alligator mississippiensis isolate rAllMis1 chromosome 8, rAllMis1, whole genome shotgun sequence genomic sequence ggtcctggtaaagcaTTTTGTctctgtcttccagcagctcccactccttctggGTGAAGTACAGCGCCACGTCCTCaaaggcctcctggagctgcaggcacaagcagtACGCACTCAGTCCCTTCTGCTCCAGCCTCATCCAGCCCCCACAATCCTGTGCCTTCCTCTGCACTCTAAGGATTTGCCAGCCAGGTTACACTGGACATGGATGTGAAACATCCCGCCGCTCAGTTGGTACAGGTTCCCCAGAAAAGCCCCAGGTGTTGACACAGCACAGGGTTTGTTTATACTAGAGGGAACTGATGCTCTAGCTAAAGCAGCAATGATCCTAGGAATTAACTATTTTCCCCTAGACACCTACCCAGGGAATACCAGGGCCTTGCAGGGCAAGGTCAGGAGTCTCCTCCTGCAGTTGTGGTGGACAACACTTTGCTGGCCTCAGTGTGAGCATCTGTTGACATAAATAGTTGCTATGAATAGTTTCACATGCAGGACATCACACCCAGGCCTAGAAACAAGAAGGACTTCGGTGCCCCCGGAACGTATGTAATCTTACCAGAGCCGGGGCTGCCGCAGCCATCCCTGCTGTATTCCCGGGAGGAGGGGAagtgaagggcaggggcagaaaggggGGACGTGAATCTGCAGTGGTCTGGGCTTGACTGGCGCAGGCTGAACTCATCGACCTGGAAACAGGAAACGTAAGAGAGCGAAGCATCGCAGTGCCACGCGCAGGGGCTGCTCGCCAGATCCTGGAATCACAAAGCATCTGGATTCCCTCGGGCACCAGTCACAGCCGCAGCCCGGAGCAGCAGACAGCCCCAGCTCGGGGGCTGGGACCCATGTCACTGCCCTGCGACTTGTCCCAAACGGAGCTCCCAATGGATCTCCCTCCAGGGTCCTCAGGTGCACCAGCGTGGCGCTCCCCGCTCTACCGCCCGGCGGTGCCGGTGCAGCTCTGTCCCTCCACGGCCCCGGGCCGGAGGGACCCGCCGGGCGTCTTCGCAGAGATGCCGCAGCTCCTCGGCGCCGGGCTCGGCGCTCCggacccccagctcctgcaggcggcaCCCGCGCGCGCGCAGCGGGACCAGGCGCCGGGGCCTGACGTCACCACGCACCGCGGCCCACTCGGGCGGCGGCCCGCCTCTTGCGGGGTGGGGGCCAGCCTCCGCCGCTCTGGTAGCCCCGGGGGACGGCGGCTCGATGGTCGCTCCGCTCCTCCTACCAGCCCCGCCCGGGGCCGCGCTAACCCGTTCCTTCCCGGGCTACCGCAGCGGCGTGTGCCCGGGCACGCGTGCAGGTGTTCTTCAGCATTCCCGCGTGCACGTGTGCGTGCCCGTGGGCTCGATCACGTGTGCCCCCGCGTGTGCGGGTGGTGGGGGAACGTGCCTGTGCGCCTGCGGACGGGGCCTGGCCTTCGTGTGCTTGCCCGCGTGCACGGGTGAGCGTGCGTGTGGCTGTCGGCCTGTGCGGCTGTGTTCTGCATCCGTGTGCGCGTGCACGTGCACGTGCCATGTCCCCCATGGTCCCCGGGCCGGGGGGCACCTCCGTGACGCATCCCAGGTTCCTGTTCCCGGCAGCGAGGCGCGGCCCAGAGCCCCTGCCCTCCGGCCCCTCGCGAGCTGCAGACACGCGGGTCTGACCCGTGCCAGCACAACGGGGGCCCTGCTCGCGCATCTGTCGCCAGGACAAGCCCCTTCAGCACAGGGAAACCCAGCCCCAAGCGGGTGTGGAGACCTTTGGGCAGGGCCGCCGCCTGGCTGAGGGAACAGCctcctgtcctccagccccccggGACCTCACACTCGTCACTGCGATGGGGCAGGAGGCAAAGGCCGAGGAGGGGCCCGGCTGCCCCACAGGGAGGGCCTCGCTCCTGCAGGGACCGACTGGTCAGGGCGGGTGAGAGGCGCTAAGGCCAGATCCTGATCCACTGGATAGGGGCCCTGCTCACGTCCCCCAGAAACTGTTCCTGGGTCTTTTTGTGTGATGTGGTttaaggggaaggaaggggcagtgTCCAACAGCAACTCCGGCGCagccctgaggacaggggggAAGTCCGGCCAGGACGTGGCTGAGGAGGTCAAACCTTAAGAGGCCACAGCCATGACAGAGCCCAGTTCCTCTTGGACTGTTGCATCTCCATGAGGAAGGATAaagccaggagctgctgcctttTGTTTCTGTCTCACTGGTTCAGACTCCCccatagccccagggctggtgaGCAAGGAGATGGTGGGGGGTGACTtggagcccagccccaacctgggagCACGGGAAGCTGAGCTGAACGGAGCGGGCATGGCCGGTGACGTCCATGAGAACCAAACGACCGTGTCGATGGAAAGGCCCTCCCTGgtgtgcagctccacagcccctgcacttcAGCCCAGCCAAGGACACAGTGAGGAGAACATGGgtttgacctggagggaggtcTCAGGTCTGTGATACCATGTCTGTGTCCATGGCACTGGGCCCCCCAGAGTAGTTCATGCAGGAACCATTTCTCCTCATGGCCTCCATGGAGCCCAACACCCcagaggcaggagggcagctcCCTGGGGCCTAAGGGGAGGgagcctttcccttccccccctggGGTCTGCCCTGATGGTGACAGGACAAaccaccccagctctgcccacccctgccatgggcagagggGTCGAGTCCCCAGACCAGGGCTGCGCAGCccaacccccagggctggggggcaactACCACAACTGCCCCTTTGGAAGGAACCATTGTTGGGGGGGGAGTTCCACCCCCAGGGGAGCCAGTCTGGGGTATTATTTTCCCCTCCTCTAAAGACATTATAAATAAACCCCTTCCCCTCACATAGTGCCTCCCTTTCACCCTTGAGGAATTAAACATACTTAAGTGCTGGGGCACTTTCCcaatctcctgccccccccccccccccattgaaaATGGTCCCTTTCAGACCTGGGCGAGGGAGAGTGATGTCTCCAGGAGACACATGGGCCCAgggtgctccaccccagagccagcatcctggaggggcaggggcagaagggacctggACTTCTGCTTCTTCCAGGCtgaggacagcagggctggcataCAGCAGGGGTGGACACCTATTTGGGCTaaagggccacttaacgagttttggtgagctgttgagggccgtgCACataaaaatctttcagaagacatCATtgtaacaaattatagataaagaGTAAAtcttatactaaaaatcaaacaactactgtaaaatattttaattttatttcaaaaaatattttgtgtcctgatttatgttttttttagtGTATATATAAGTGATTACATGAAGGCTCAAAacaagtcttactcttgtatattgaaAAAATaggttaaagaaaaacaaactcaCTCAATGGGAAGGATGAagagggacctactgaaattgtgatttttgtggaaactgtgaTTTCAGGCAGGCTCTGTAAAAAATGGTGGGCTCTGATTTTGGCAGGCTTGCAGGCCCCAGCCCATTCTGCTCGGGCTCTTTGGCCAGATGTGTGGGGAGTTTGTGCCATGCCCAGCATGTGAAAATAGTGGCCAGCCTTGCAATCTGACCACAAAATCAGCCAGCCACATCCTTGAGTTCAGTAGACCCCTAAGAATGAAGTCTTGAATGTGAATTAACCAAAGAATCAAAGTCAGGCATCATCTCTGTTGTTGCTATGCGGACCACTCCTGCAAATTGGTCATCGCTCACTGAAAACCTGAGATTTGATTTACTGACTTTCATCACAGAAAATGTCTGCTCACATATGTACATTGATCCAAACACCACAAGCATCTTCTGGGCATTAGCCTTGATCTTTTGAAAGTTCTGTTCATTGAGAGATGCATAAAACCTAGGAAGCGGCACTAATTTGAACTGCTGTACAAGCAATGCATCACACTGCAGGTCAATGAGCTCAAGTTGGAGCTCAGATGGAGCATTGTCAACATCAAAGGTAAAAGGTGAGGAGACCAGAGACAGGTCATTTTCTATCATTTGAAAATCCTCAAATTGGCGAGACAATTCAGCATGCAAGTTGAGTAGTGACGACATGTACTTTTCCAGGTTTTGATCACAAACAGTTACCTGCTGCAATGTAGGAAAATTGCTGAACTCCTTGTTTCCTATCTGATGGGAGAAAAGGAGTAACTTCATCATAAATGACTTCACACTAAAATGCAACTCATGAGCAAAAAGCCCCTTCCTGTGTAGTCTTGAATTCAGATCATTCATGAGGCCCACAATATCAACAGCAAATGCAAACTCAGAGAGCCAATCTGCATCATTCAGCTGTGGGAAAGCTGAATCTTTTTCTTCTAAGTTCAAAAACAAACCAATCTCAGTTCTCAGTTTCCATACACTTTTCAAAACTTTACCCAAGCTAAGCCATCTTACATTGGTATGATACAGGACATCTGTGTGCTCAGATTCAGATTCCTCAAGCAGAGGTACAAACTGTCTGTGGTTTAATCCTTTTACTCGAATGTAGTTGACCAGTTTTGTAACCGTGTCCATGACAGTGCTCAGTTTTAGAACACTTCTATAGAGGGCCTCTTGATGAATACTGCAATGCAAAAAAATAATGTTCTGTTCTGGATTTGTTTCTTTGACTTGGTCTTGAATACTTTTCAGCAATCCAGTGTGTTTGTCTGTCAAGTTTGGATTTGTGTTGATAGTCACACACACCAATTTTTTCCAATCCACTTCTAATTTTGACATGCATTGATTTACTGCCTCCAATAAATCTTTTCCAGTTGTTGTGCCTTCCATGGACTGTACTGATGCCAGTTCTTCTGTGAGCTCAAAATTTTTGCTGATACCACGAATAAACATCAAGAAATGGGCTGGGTCCTTGACACAACTTTCCTGGAGTGCCAATGCAAAATATGAGAAATTGTTGACCTTCCTCTTCAACTGCAGGTCCAGGTTCTTAGAGATATCCTCGACATGTCTCTCAATAGTTTGCCTTGACAAGCAAATGTTCTCAAACAGCTTGTTCTTTTCTGGGCATAAAATTGTGGCAGAGACAACCAGACATTCTTTTATAAATTCTCCTTCAGAGAATGGTTTGCTGTTCTTGACGATTGTGTGTGCAATCTCGTAGCTTGTTCTCATAATTCCATCTTGTGCCGATTCCATCCTGTACCTTGTTTGCTCTTTCTGCATTCCAGCAACCATCTCCtcagttttctttgctttttctttggcAGACAAGTTCTTATATTTGGATGCATGCTTGCTTTCAAAATGCCGATTCAAATTGTATTCTTTGAACACCGCCATGCTTTCTTTGCAAATTAAGCATGCAGGTTTTCCACCCAcatcaataaaaaaatatttagaagtcCATTCTTTGTTGAATATTTGGCATTCAGCATCCACCTTCCTCTTCTTTGATGAGCTCATTTTATTCTCCTGTGCAGTagtgatattatatatatatatatatatatatatatatatatatatatatgtatatatattagggatgtaaatatcactTTAAAGACTACCTGTTTAAACCCGTCTAGTTATATCAGTTAACAGTGACTGATATAATACATACCTACCAGTCAgatcctgttctctctctctgtcagcctctggtgttctctgctcAGTTTTCCCTCTCAGCACTCTTGTTATGAAGTACTTTGACCTCCACTCCTGTCCCTATTTTCATTATTAGTTGTCCCTAGCATTCAGTAACACATCAGTAGAAGCTGCCAGTACTAAAGGGGGCTTATCATTTACTTGGCGGGCCTGGCCCAGAAAATCCCCTACGTGTTAAAAGTCCTGTCAGCCTCTGCTGCCTGTTGCCGTGGGGCACAGGAGCAAAGGCAGGAGGGACCTGGGGTCTGAGCCAGCCTTATGCTCCGAAGACGTTGCAGAAGCCAGGTTCCCAAAGGGACTGgccacattcttggaggaaaggagtGTATGTGGCTATGGAGCCTGGATGTGGGGGCAACCAGAGCTTTCTGCCCCTTACTGCTTCCCCGTCCAGCAGTGGCGTTCAAGTCCATTCATAATCCCAAATGATCAGACCCTGAGGCTGGCAGTgaccaaggacaagtgcagaaaCCCCCTCCAGCATCACCCTCATGCCCAGCAGCTCCACGGTACAGTcttctgccccaggctgctgctgcctctgtggccctgagaccagggctgggctgcatctcagggtagataaaaatcattgatttaaaaaaaaaaaaaattaaaaatcagatttaatttaattttttttacttaaaaaaaaaattaagatgctctttaaaaaaataaacctatataaaaatagttttaatttaagatgcgttaaagctcaaagatgtcatcatggaatagggattataatgtctaattatatactatttgagacaatatagtCATGTAAGCTTTTtagaaaaaatgtataaataggtcacaacagactatattaggggcccaatcttatgcaGTTGCCAGAGACTCCTCTATAGATTAATATAGATTAAAGAAAATTGCTTTACCCAATGGGAcccagtgctgggtctagatcagtggctctcaaccctttttgcaccaggacccatttgtaaacattgatagcCAGTCCCAAcccgctgcccccaggcccccattGTGTGGGACGGAGCtggatgtgtggggcagggtagggcatGTGTAGggacccaagcagccccttgcaggctgcaaaggCTTTCCTATGGCTTcctatatttttctcctttaaaggagagtccatttttaaagtctgttgttgaccctttcatatatcctTGCGACACACTTTTGGGTTACGACCCACAAGCTGAGAAACATGAAGCTCCCATTAAATGTCTAGACTGAAGATCCCACTGAACATCTCTGtggtgatgcttagtttcagttctcaaacggTAGCTTTgcgtctccagagataacatcatTGTTAACAGCACTATATGGAGAGgggagataacagacctgattagcCCATCAGCCCCCGCATCTTTGCAACTCTCTACAGAGTCAAGcgcttacctctctctaaaagtgcaaagttttaagaagttaaatgaatgGAGGTCATCGAGCGCGctctttttgtagaaaacaatgattcaATCGAGGCTTCCCGACCAGTGGCTAAATCAAACCCACCCTGCTGTCTTCGCCGGGAAAGACACTCCGTCGCCCGCCCAGGCGCCAGGAATCGCCCCCCCCGCCCGGCACCCAGGTGCGGCCCCGGCGGGAGCGGCACCAACACGTTTGCGCTGCACGTGGGCGGCAGAGAGAGACGGCagcacgggccgggccgggcccggggccgcagctgctgcgcGGCCCCCGCATACCCACAcctgatccttcagggtcccgtCGGGAGCggccccctgcttcctgctcccgGTTCCAACGCCTCTGCTGCCCAGGGCGCAGCGACCATAGAGCCGCGGTCCTCCCGTGCCACCAGAGcggcagcctcccctccccccccagcaggagGTGGGCCGCGCTGCGCGGTGATGTCAGATCCCGGCGCCCGGTCCCGCTGCGCGCGCactggtgctgcctgcaggagcggCGGGGGTGCTGTGGCATCTCTGCGAGGGCGCCCGGCGGGTCCCTCCGGCCCGGGCAGCCTGTGTGCGAGCCCGGGGCCGTGCGGGGACAGTTGCACCGGCACCGCCCGGCGGCGGAGCGGGAGCGCGGCTCCGGCGGACCTGTGTCCGCTCCGTGGGACGCTGCGGGGAGCCCGTCGGGCGAAGGACCTGCCAGGCAGCAACGTGAATCCCAGCCCTCGGGCCAGGGGGAGCCGCCCCGTGCTTGTGGCTGGCGCTGCTAGCGGGACCCCGCTCCGGGCCTACGGGGCTGACGGTGCCGGGGTCTGTGCCTGGCGCTGGAGCGTGGCACTCGCTTCTCTCTGCTGTTTCCAGATCCATTTTCCTGAGTCCAGCCCGGGCCACTGAGGATCTGCATCCCTTCGTTCCTGCTGCTTGGCTCCATTCCCCCCTATCTTTCCGCTCTGCAGGATGATGGCTGCAGCAGTCCTGGCTCAGGTGAACTTCACCAGGGAAATCCCTCTCGGTTATGGGGGTGCAGTGAATCCC encodes the following:
- the LOC106739708 gene encoding general transcription factor II-I repeat domain-containing protein 2-like, encoding MSSSKKRKVDAECQIFNKEWTSKYFFIDVGGKPACLICKESMAVFKEYNLNRHFESKHASKYKNLSAKEKAKKTEEMVAGMQKEQTRYRMESAQDGIMRTSYEIAHTIVKNSKPFSEGEFIKECLVVSATILCPEKNKLFENICLSRQTIERHVEDISKNLDLQLKRKVNNFSYFALALQESCVKDPAHFLMFIRGISKNFELTEELASVQSMEGTTTGKDLLEAVNQCMSKLEVDWKKLVCVTINTNPNLTDKHTGLLKSIQDQVKETNPEQNIIFLHCSIHQEALYRSVLKLSTVMDTVTKLVNYIRVKGLNHRQFVPLLEESESEHTDVLYHTNVRWLSLGKVLKSVWKLRTEIGLFLNLEEKDSAFPQLNDADWLSEFAFAVDIVGLMNDLNSRLHRKGLFAHELHFSVKSFMMKLLLFSHQIGNKEFSNFPTLQQVTVCDQNLEKYMSSLLNLHAELSRQFEDFQMIENDLSLVSSPFTFDVDNAPSELQLELIDLQCDALLVQQFKLVPLPRFYASLNEQNFQKIKANAQKMLVVFGSMYICEQTFSVMKVSKSNLRFSVSDDQFAGVVRIATTEMMPDFDSLVNSHSRLHS